The genomic segment ACTGTAAAACTTGGCTGCTGCCTGCTTCTTGTTGTTGTTCCGGCACAAGTCCAGCAGACTGACTGACTCTGCACCAGTCTTAGCCATGACACGCTAGGGAGACAGAGGCACAAAGTGTCAAACTATGTCTTCTCCAATGACCCGAATGATCGATCAAGCATGCAATTATATACTTTAGTTTCGTTAAAACAAGGGGAAAGTACATGGATAAGTAGTTCCCAACATAATGCTTCTCTGATTCTAACATCTATAGGAAAATGTATACTACACAATCAGAACATCATAAACATCGTATTTTTCTAACCTGGAGACCGTGCAGCATCTGCTGTGTTCTCTTGTTccatctcttctcctcctgaTCCTGGTCTCCAGTCTGACCGTCTTCATCCTGATGACCACAAACAACAGTACTCAGCATCAACTGTCCCAGACTTGTAACTTGCTATTGTGAATTCTGTTGTGGCACAACTGCCGCCACCACCAACTAAATTGTCAGTGCACCAGAAAAAAGCACGTTTCCCCTCACCTCTTCTTCGTCGCTGTCGTCCTTCTTGTCTTTGCTCTTCTCACCAAGGAGGTCAAGCTCAGGGACGAGCTGGGTGAGGTTGATGCTGGTCTCCTCTGGGGGAAGATCCACCTGGGGCATTTCTAACCTCTGAGACAAGATGGAGCGGTCAGccacctgttgctgctgctccaaTGGAGTCATCTGAAAGAGATGAAGATGTCGGAAGTCAGGACCGAGCTGTGCAATCAACTTTAGTAATTTAGAGatcattttgtatttctttcttaATTGTTGAGAACACGGAAGTCATGGAAGGTCTTCAAATCATCTACATTTTTGACACCTCCACATCAAATTACTCACAGGGAGGGGGCCATCTTTGTCGAGGGTCTTGCGCTTGACCCCACGGGGGGTGGAAGGAGGAGGCATGACTGTCTCATCCAAGGTCGTCCTACTGCCCTCCATTGCAGAGGCTGCCAGCAAACTAGGCTCCTCCATGATAGTGTGGTCTGAGGGAGAGATTGTGTGAAGAATGTCAAACACAGACTTATTCATCGATCATGTCTCAGTTCAGATTTTCTCCGACATGACCTACTCtcatctcctccagcagcaTGACTTACCAATAACATCTCTGTGCTGACTCATGACCTCCTCTCTGGGAAcctctgggttctccagctcCTTGAGGAACTCATCCAGACTGTCTGCCTCTCCAccctttctcctcttcctcagctcATCTGGCACCAGAGGTGTCAGGCAGCGTGTGAACATCTGTCATCACAAATTTCCAGTTAAACTTGGAGGGAAGTAGACATACAATCACGACAACAGGAGTGTTTGTGAAGActgatgtcaaaataaaaaataaaaaaaaggggagagcTTGCTAAATTATACATCAACAAGTTTTTCCATTCCATATTCTGTGGATGTAATGTGGCTGCGAAAGAATGTGGAAACGAGAGACAAAACCAATCACTTTCTTTCAACGTCTGCTTCTCATTTTAAATCTCAGAACCTGAACAGAATGTCAATGAAAGCTACAATATTATGAAAATCCTCTCAATTTTCTTATAACATCCTTCAGTCTGACCTGCTTGGAGTGTCAGACATCCAGTGTGCCTTTCATTCAAATTCTGTCTTATCTTTTAAGTGATTTCAGGGAGTCGGCACAGTCTCAGCATGTTCTCAAAGAAGAGTGGATATGTGTACACACAATAATACATGCATATTTAAAACAAGCATTTGTTACCTTGAGAAGCCTAGCATTCCACAGGGGTTGAGCGGGCAGAGAAAAGAGCTTCTCCACTCCTCCTGTCTCTTTCCACATCATAAGCTTCTTTGTGGGTGGGGCGAGATCCAGGGTGGTGACAATGTCGGAATAGTCGGACAGCTGAGCCCTGATGGTCTTGCTGTCCAACTCCTTCACACTGTCCACAATCAGCTTCCTCTTGCGCTTTGCCTTTGTCTCTTTCACTGCAAGAAAGGAAATATAAGCACTAAATGACAGCTTTACGGTTATTATGCCTCATACGTAAAGCGTAGATGAAAAAGAATGAGcctcatattattttatctgcCTGCCAGAAAGGACTTCACTCACAAATGCAAATTAAATGCAGTCGGGTTGTTTGCTTCTTGCTTAATTTAGTCGTGCCACTATACAGCCATGAGTGTTTCTTGCTCAGCTGAACTCTTTTTAAGAAGTCATACTAATCAAAAAGTTTTATTAGATTAAAAAGTTTAAAGCTGTTCGAAGTTCAATGTGCACAGAATGTTAAATCACCACTAAATAAACATGATACAAGCTGTCTTTTTAGAGGCATCATAGAATGAAATAGGGCTGTCGTAGAGGAAGACAAGATACCACATTTTCGGACATGACACCCCCTTAATATGAAGACTGGTTCAGACAGAAATAATGACCACTGCACTGGTGGCGAAACAGGTGTTGTGTCCCTTAAAGAGTACCAGTGTGTGATGAGCTGATCTGCTGTGGCAAGATATTGTGTAACTTATTATTAGACTGGTGCGCTGTGTCTCTTCTCTACCACAACTCGATAGCTTTTAAATACTGCGACCAACAATTTGCACAATACGACATGGTTATTATAGTCTCAAATTTTGTACAAAGTATTATTGTTTCAAAAAGACTATTAAAACCCCACAAAGAATTAAAAGCAAAGATACAACCTAAGTATTTATTAAAACCAGCGTTTTGTCTCTCTTCAGATGTGAAAGTCTCACCAGTGATGTCGATGGGCTCCAGGGCAAAGGCTTCCTCTTCATTGTGAACCAGAGTAGTCTGTTCTGTCTGATCAGCCATTGCTGGCAGTGGCTCCGCTGGGCCAGAGTCTGGGCTGTCTGGACCCGCTATACCGACACACACCAAGAACATGCAAGAAATTACAATGTGCATTTACAATGCTATCACTACAAAGGTATTCCAGATGGCcatgtttttccacatgtaACTGCATTTTATAGATTCAAAAGTggataaaatagaaaatgtataaaataaaaaaaaccacacatttcTAGTTCAACATTCTTTAAGAAACTGCTGTTCTTACGGGACTGGAGGTTGTCAAAATCGTCTTCATCATCTCCATGATCTGGAGGCATCATGACACTTTCTGTGATAGCTGGAGGATCATCAAAAATACCACCTCCATCTTCAGAACTCAGCAGCTTATcaactgaggagaaaaaaatacaaggtGGAATAACGTGACAACCAGCTTTTGATGAtttatcctttaaaaaaaaaaaacgtcaacaGCAGTCCAAAATTATAGATGGGATATTATATTAAAACTACTCACCCAACATTCCCCCATCACTGTTGGCCATGGAGCCATCCCCAAAGTCATCATACTCCATATGGTTGGACTTGTCAGGCAAATTAGCTGGACCAGGCTCAGCCTCCAGCAAAAGGTTAGAAGCTGCAGTACCAATCATCATATCCTCCTCAAATGTGCTGGCATCACGCATCATTTCTCGGTCATCCATGCCAAAGTCAGCTGAAAAGCAAATCAAGTCGTTACTATAAAAAACAAGCTGGATTTCTCATCCCTTCAAGTTAATGTCCAAGAATAATATTTTcataaaacaatcaaatctACAACAGCATAGATATGcaaaattattttattcaatttatttgtatatagtGAGAAATATGACTGTATATGTTTATACCAAAGTCATTGTCCTGCAGGAGACTGAGGTTGCCAACATCCTCTCTCATAGTGATCTCTTCTACTCGGCTCTGGTTGAGGGTGAATTGCTGGGCCACATCTATGTCACTGTTTACAAAAAGATAACAGGATTGAACAACACTTGTGGTGGTATCTCAGCGTATAGAGCAATTTCTCTTTCAGGTATTGGCCAAAAGTATTTTGCACATAGAAACAAGCATGTAAATAACTCACTCCAAATCAGGAAGTGGCTGGTCAAAGTCATGGAACTCCTCGGGTAAGGTGATGGCATTGTAAGCAGCCTCTCTGTTTTCCTCAGGTAGATCCACCACACCTGTGTCCACACAGAGTCATAATATTGTTATAATACACAAATGTACTACATCATTGTATGCCTCAAAGAGCAACAATAAGTCAGTACTAAGTAAAATAAGTGTTCACTAGGGATGGGAAAGACATATCGTCTAAGACACATATCGTCTgagacacaagcacacattttAGCTATGGTTATGCCAATAGGGAGAAAGCATGGAGACAAAAGCCCCCACAACTAAGTTTTTTACTAGTTGCTTGTGTTTGTATGCAGCTAAATTTACCTTTATAGCAGAGCATCTGAATGTTTACCCCAGagacaaatgtttttacagtgtagttaAATTCTAAGGTCATTGTATTTTAGCTTGAATGCTAAAGAGAATGACTTGTTTTCCTTAAACATTGTAAAACAAGAGTTGATTcagacaattaaaataaaagttttaaggATATC from the Solea senegalensis isolate Sse05_10M linkage group LG9, IFAPA_SoseM_1, whole genome shotgun sequence genome contains:
- the LOC122775017 gene encoding double-strand-break repair protein rad21 homolog A-like, which encodes MFYAHFVLSKRGPLAKIWLAAHWDKKLTKAHVFECNLESSVESIISPKVKMALRTSGHLLLGVVRIYHRKAKYLLADCNEAFIKIKMAFRPGVVDLPEENREAAYNAITLPEEFHDFDQPLPDLDDIDVAQQFTLNQSRVEEITMREDVGNLSLLQDNDFADFGMDDREMMRDASTFEEDMMIGTAASNLLLEAEPGPANLPDKSNHMEYDDFGDGSMANSDGGMLVDKLLSSEDGGGIFDDPPAITESVMMPPDHGDDEDDFDNLQSPGPDSPDSGPAEPLPAMADQTEQTTLVHNEEEAFALEPIDITVKETKAKRKRKLIVDSVKELDSKTIRAQLSDYSDIVTTLDLAPPTKKLMMWKETGGVEKLFSLPAQPLWNARLLKMFTRCLTPLVPDELRKRRKGGEADSLDEFLKELENPEVPREEVMSQHRDVIDHTIMEEPSLLAASAMEGSRTTLDETVMPPPSTPRGVKRKTLDKDGPLPMTPLEQQQQVADRSILSQRLEMPQVDLPPEETSINLTQLVPELDLLGEKSKDKKDDSDEEEDEDGQTGDQDQEEKRWNKRTQQMLHGLQRVMAKTGAESVSLLDLCRNNNKKQAAAKFYSFLVLKKQQAIEVTQSEPYSDIVATAGPRFHLV